A genomic region of Rhodobium gokarnense contains the following coding sequences:
- a CDS encoding glycosyltransferase family protein, with amino-acid sequence MGDYHQNGNVATLHRFGTLDPADLERELNHYAQTRKISLILPSLYSELEAQALSDILDELSTASFVNQIIIGLDRADEEQYRYAKEYFSRLPQDHVVLWNDGPRLKAIDSRLGEMDLAPSEPGKGRNVWYCIGYALSAKNCDVIAIHDCDIVTYSKEMLARLVYPVTNARFPYQFCKGFYPRIADRKMNGRVTRLLVTPLLLALKKVIGQNAYVDYLKSFRYPLAGEFAMRTAILPEIRIPSDWGLEIGVLSEVYRNLSSNAVCQVDIADAYDHKHQPLSEDDATKGLSRMSTDICKAIYRKLAIDGVIFSPEIFRTLKATYYRIALDLIEVYYNDGLINGLHVDRHVEERSVELFAANIVEAGQVFLQNPMEAPFIPNWSRVQAADSDLMRELFEAVKADNEEFAA; translated from the coding sequence TTGGGCGACTACCATCAGAACGGCAATGTGGCGACGCTGCATCGCTTCGGCACCCTCGATCCGGCGGATCTGGAGCGCGAGCTCAACCACTATGCGCAGACGCGCAAGATCTCGCTGATCCTGCCCTCGCTCTATTCGGAACTCGAGGCCCAGGCGCTGTCTGACATCCTCGACGAGCTCTCCACCGCCTCCTTCGTCAACCAGATCATCATCGGCCTCGACCGGGCCGACGAGGAGCAGTACCGCTACGCCAAGGAGTATTTCTCCCGGCTGCCCCAGGACCATGTGGTGCTGTGGAACGACGGGCCGCGGCTGAAGGCGATCGATTCCCGGCTCGGTGAGATGGATCTTGCGCCGAGCGAGCCCGGCAAGGGCCGCAATGTCTGGTACTGCATCGGCTATGCCCTGTCGGCCAAGAACTGCGACGTCATCGCCATTCACGACTGCGATATCGTCACCTATTCCAAGGAGATGCTGGCGCGGCTGGTCTATCCGGTGACCAATGCCCGCTTCCCCTACCAGTTCTGCAAGGGGTTCTATCCGCGGATCGCCGACCGCAAGATGAACGGGCGGGTGACGCGCCTCCTGGTGACGCCGCTGCTGCTGGCCCTGAAGAAGGTCATCGGCCAGAACGCCTATGTCGATTATCTGAAGTCGTTCCGCTATCCGCTGGCCGGCGAATTCGCCATGCGCACCGCGATCCTGCCGGAAATCCGCATCCCGTCGGACTGGGGCCTTGAGATTGGCGTCCTGTCTGAGGTCTACCGGAACCTTTCCTCCAACGCCGTCTGCCAGGTCGACATCGCCGATGCCTACGACCACAAGCACCAGCCGCTGTCGGAGGACGACGCGACGAAGGGCCTGTCGCGGATGTCGACGGATATCTGCAAGGCGATCTACCGCAAGCTCGCCATCGACGGGGTGATCTTCTCGCCGGAGATCTTCCGCACCCTGAAGGCCACCTACTACCGGATCGCGCTGGACCTCATCGAGGTTTACTACAATGACGGCCTGATCAACGGTCTCCATGTCGACCGCCACGTGGAGGAGCGCTCCGTGGAGCTGTTCGCCGCGAACATCGTGGAGGCCGGCCAGGTGTTCCTGCAAAACCCGATGGAAGCGCCGTTCATCCCCAACTGGAGCCGGGTCCAGGCGGCCGATTCCGACCTCATGCGCGAATTGTTCGAGGCGGTGAAGGCGGATAACGAGGAATTTGCGGCGTAG